One Abyssisolibacter fermentans genomic window carries:
- a CDS encoding flavodoxin family protein, producing the protein MKVLVLIGSARKGNTYKLTQLVCDRMKQLGEVEFEEIFLNNIDLNYCISCHSCIIKGEQYCPDRHVVDNFEEKMLNADAIIIATPVYMLNVPASVKNFIDHYSYLLHRPKLFNKNVLVIVNTAGGGDKKVTNYLKSVFEYWGVNKVFTFRYKVFALQLEVTDKLNKKLDNISNKFYSAIKSEKVYGPSLKRVAFFNLWRAINSLDKTGETADYKYWKKEGWLDKVYPIDSIKNPFKNLVGKFIYFFMKRNAPKNK; encoded by the coding sequence ATGAAAGTGCTAGTTTTAATTGGAAGTGCAAGAAAAGGAAATACATATAAACTAACTCAACTTGTATGTGATAGAATGAAACAATTAGGTGAAGTAGAATTTGAAGAAATCTTTTTGAATAATATTGATTTAAATTACTGTATTTCTTGTCATTCATGTATTATTAAAGGAGAACAATATTGTCCTGATAGGCATGTAGTAGACAATTTTGAAGAGAAAATGTTAAATGCAGATGCTATAATAATAGCTACGCCTGTTTATATGCTTAATGTACCTGCATCAGTAAAAAATTTTATAGACCATTATTCATATCTTCTTCACAGACCAAAGCTATTTAATAAGAATGTTTTAGTTATTGTTAATACAGCAGGTGGCGGAGATAAGAAAGTTACAAATTATTTAAAGTCGGTGTTTGAATACTGGGGAGTAAATAAAGTATTTACATTTAGATATAAAGTATTTGCATTACAATTAGAGGTTACTGATAAATTAAACAAAAAGCTAGATAATATTTCAAATAAATTTTACTCGGCAATAAAAAGTGAAAAAGTATATGGGCCTTCTTTAAAAAGAGTAGCATTTTTCAATTTATGGAGAGCAATAAATTCATTAGATAAAACAGGGGAAACAGCTGATTATAAATATTGGAAAAAAGAAGGATGGCTAGATAAAGTTTACCCGATAGATTCAATAAAAAACCCATTTAAGAACCTTGTAGGTAAATTCATTTACTTTTTTATGAAGAGAAATGCTCCTAAAAATAAATAA
- a CDS encoding response regulator transcription factor, whose protein sequence is MNKKILIVEDDVEISNMVKKYLTKEGFDVKTAFDGESALKVFSEDSFDIILLDLMLPKINGMDFMRVIREKSLIPILIMSAKDSDVDKALGLGLGADDYIAKPFSMIELLARIKATIRRATVYSKEKSKGDNDKIIIGDLEVDIDNFSVNKHGKKVELTFKEFEILKLFIKNPNRVFTKALIYNTIWQDNYYGDDNIINVHMRRLREKIEDNPSKPKYIKTLWGIGYKLGEV, encoded by the coding sequence ATGAATAAAAAGATTTTAATTGTTGAGGATGATGTTGAAATCAGTAACATGGTTAAAAAGTATCTTACAAAAGAAGGGTTTGATGTTAAAACTGCATTTGACGGAGAATCAGCACTTAAAGTTTTTTCTGAAGATAGTTTTGATATCATTCTCTTGGATTTAATGCTACCTAAAATTAATGGTATGGATTTTATGAGAGTGATAAGAGAGAAAAGCTTAATACCCATTTTAATTATGTCAGCTAAAGATTCTGATGTGGACAAAGCTTTGGGTTTAGGACTTGGAGCTGATGATTATATAGCTAAGCCATTTTCTATGATAGAGCTTTTAGCAAGGATTAAAGCTACTATAAGAAGAGCTACAGTTTATTCTAAAGAAAAATCAAAAGGTGATAATGATAAAATCATTATTGGTGACTTAGAAGTTGATATAGATAATTTTTCTGTAAATAAACATGGCAAAAAAGTAGAACTAACATTTAAAGAATTTGAAATTTTAAAGCTATTTATAAAAAATCCGAACAGAGTTTTTACTAAAGCACTAATTTATAATACTATTTGGCAGGACAATTATTATGGAGATGATAATATTATTAATGTTCATATGAGAAGATTAAGAGAAAAGATTGAAGACAATCCTTCAAAACCCAAATATATTAAAACCTTATGGGGTATTGGGTATAAGTTAGGAGAAGTGTAA
- a CDS encoding DUF6320 domain-containing protein — protein sequence MKKCNYCNAYVDEYLAICPLCLKSLKESEAKKNPEYPKYDINQMRQNLKLRFLLFLSIIIISICTLINVLNYNGVPWVLYIISPILYLWLLIRNTLMSKTHYGVRILLQLIGISFFLFVIDTTQGGYSWSVNIVIPFLIIVAIILITIIVYTKQMLWKDYIGYLFVMTFIGFIPILFFAIGIVDTLWPSAVSALYAILTLVGMFILSNKKFKTEFIRRFHI from the coding sequence ATGAAAAAATGTAATTATTGCAATGCTTATGTAGATGAATATTTAGCCATATGTCCACTTTGTTTGAAATCTTTAAAAGAATCTGAAGCTAAAAAAAATCCTGAATATCCTAAATATGATATTAATCAAATGAGACAAAATTTGAAGTTGAGATTTTTATTGTTTTTATCTATAATCATAATAAGTATTTGTACGCTTATCAATGTACTTAATTACAATGGTGTACCGTGGGTTTTATACATAATTTCTCCTATATTATACTTATGGTTATTAATTAGAAATACATTAATGTCTAAGACGCATTACGGGGTAAGAATTTTGCTGCAATTAATTGGTATATCATTTTTTTTATTTGTTATTGATACAACACAAGGTGGTTATAGTTGGTCTGTCAATATAGTTATACCATTTTTAATAATCGTAGCAATAATTTTGATAACAATAATAGTATATACAAAACAAATGTTGTGGAAAGATTATATAGGGTATTTATTTGTTATGACATTCATTGGATTCATTCCCATATTATTCTTTGCTATTGGTATAGTAGACACATTATGGCCAAGTGCAGTTTCAGCATTATATGCTATATTAACATTAGTTGGTATGTTTATTTTATCAAATAAAAAGTTTAAAACCGAATTTATAAGAAGATTTCATATATAA
- a CDS encoding ABC transporter permease, whose product MLKYIIKRLILLLPVLLGISIMVFVVMHVFTTDPASIILGQHATTEQVEELREELGFDQPLYVQYWDFLKGILHGDFGKSLITKTAVTDEFFARFPATVELALAAIIIASIFGIGIGIISAVKQNSIIDYISMIAALLGVSMPIFWLGLMLIVVFAVNLHWFPVAGRIQLGLEPVRITGLYIIDSIATGDMEALVSTLKHLVLPAIALGSYSTAIIARMTRSTMLEIIRNDYIRTARAKGLFERIVVLSHALRNALIPIVTVIGLQLGRLLGGAVLTETVFGWPGVGSYTVDAILKSDFPVVQGSVIMMAVIFVGMNLLVDILYGYLDPRIKYM is encoded by the coding sequence ATGTTAAAGTATATTATTAAAAGGCTAATATTGCTTTTACCTGTGCTACTTGGAATATCAATCATGGTATTTGTAGTTATGCATGTTTTTACAACTGATCCAGCTAGTATAATACTAGGTCAACATGCTACTACTGAGCAGGTAGAAGAGTTAAGGGAAGAATTGGGATTTGATCAACCATTATATGTTCAATACTGGGATTTTCTAAAAGGAATACTGCATGGAGATTTTGGTAAATCATTAATAACAAAAACAGCTGTTACAGATGAGTTTTTTGCAAGATTTCCTGCTACAGTAGAATTAGCATTAGCAGCAATAATAATAGCTTCGATATTTGGTATAGGGATAGGAATTATTTCTGCTGTAAAACAAAATTCCATTATTGACTATATAAGTATGATAGCTGCGTTACTTGGTGTGTCTATGCCAATATTTTGGTTAGGATTAATGCTTATAGTAGTATTTGCAGTTAATTTACATTGGTTTCCTGTTGCGGGAAGAATCCAATTAGGATTAGAGCCTGTAAGAATAACAGGTTTGTATATTATTGACAGTATAGCCACGGGAGATATGGAGGCTCTTGTTAGTACTTTAAAACATCTTGTTTTACCTGCTATAGCACTTGGATCTTACTCAACAGCAATAATTGCTCGTATGACAAGGTCTACAATGCTTGAAATTATTAGAAATGACTACATAAGAACAGCTAGAGCAAAGGGGCTATTTGAAAGAATAGTAGTTTTATCACACGCTTTGAGAAATGCTTTGATTCCAATAGTAACAGTTATAGGATTACAGCTTGGTAGATTGTTAGGTGGAGCTGTACTTACAGAAACAGTTTTTGGCTGGCCAGGTGTGGGTAGTTATACAGTTGATGCGATTCTAAAATCGGATTTTCCTGTTGTTCAAGGTAGTGTAATTATGATGGCAGTAATATTTGTTGGCATGAATTTATTAGTAGACATACTATATGGATATTTAGATCCAAGGATAAAATATATGTAA
- a CDS encoding alcohol acetyltransferase, translating into MKDINSWYRLDNAAKIFPAASSSSNTSTFRVAITLKEKIKPEFLQRALDIVILRFPTLGVRIRKGLFWYFFEPNEKKLLIQREIDYPCHKIDLRTNNGYLLKVLYFNCRISVEIFHSLTDGNGALEFLKSLTYEYLRMQDIDIQHENMILTSDEIPSKYEIEDSFQKYYQPCDLSSIKEKKAYQIEGSFFDPFGNNVIHGVVSASKINTKAKEYGVTITEYIIGLFIYSIYNETMRYGIYNEPVNIAVPVNLRKIFPSKTLRNFFSVVNVGLSLGKDAALDEILKEVKRQLRDKIKRENLYPKIAENIRFEKLLIARFIPLWIKNIIMRLAFYNSNIRKTSTVTNMGRIKLPESMSKQVERVDAILYSSKKSPINCGVCSVDDKLTITFSRSIVKTEIIRHFFSYISKQEGISVDIYSNEWGIKTNEKM; encoded by the coding sequence ATGAAAGACATAAATAGTTGGTATAGACTCGATAATGCTGCAAAAATCTTTCCTGCTGCATCGTCTTCTAGTAATACATCTACATTTAGAGTAGCAATAACACTAAAAGAAAAGATAAAACCTGAATTTTTACAAAGAGCACTTGATATTGTTATTTTAAGGTTTCCTACATTAGGGGTTAGAATACGCAAAGGATTATTTTGGTATTTCTTTGAACCAAATGAGAAGAAACTTTTAATACAAAGGGAAATAGATTACCCGTGTCATAAAATAGACCTAAGAACAAATAATGGATATCTTTTAAAGGTTTTATATTTTAATTGCCGTATTTCTGTAGAAATTTTTCATTCCCTTACTGATGGTAATGGTGCTTTAGAGTTTTTAAAATCACTTACATATGAGTATTTGCGTATGCAAGATATTGATATACAACATGAAAATATGATATTAACTTCTGATGAAATACCTAGTAAATATGAAATAGAAGATAGTTTTCAAAAATACTATCAACCATGTGATTTGTCGAGTATTAAAGAGAAGAAAGCTTATCAAATTGAAGGTTCTTTTTTTGATCCTTTTGGTAACAATGTGATACATGGAGTAGTTAGTGCATCAAAAATTAATACTAAAGCCAAAGAATATGGAGTAACTATAACTGAATATATAATTGGTCTATTCATTTATTCAATATATAATGAAACAATGAGATATGGTATATATAACGAGCCAGTTAATATAGCTGTACCTGTAAATCTCAGAAAAATTTTTCCATCAAAAACATTAAGAAATTTTTTTTCTGTAGTTAATGTAGGTTTATCATTAGGTAAAGATGCAGCTTTAGACGAGATTTTAAAAGAAGTAAAAAGACAACTAAGAGATAAAATTAAAAGGGAAAACCTTTATCCCAAAATAGCTGAAAATATAAGATTCGAAAAGCTACTTATAGCAAGATTCATTCCTTTATGGATTAAGAATATTATAATGCGTTTAGCATTTTATAATTCAAATATAAGAAAGACAAGCACAGTGACAAATATGGGTAGAATAAAATTACCTGAATCTATGAGTAAACAAGTAGAGCGCGTTGATGCTATTTTATATTCTTCCAAAAAAAGTCCTATTAATTGTGGAGTATGTTCAGTGGATGATAAATTGACAATAACATTTTCAAGATCAATAGTAAAAACTGAAATAATAAGACACTTTTTTTCTTATATATCAAAACAAGAGGGAATCAGTGTTGATATATATTCAAATGAATGGGGGATCAAAACTAATGAAAAAATGTAA
- a CDS encoding ABC transporter ATP-binding protein has product MLLQVKNLKTQFKLKKGLVNAVDGVDFDIDKGEVVALVGESGSGKSVTSLSVMGLVPNPPGKIIDGEILFNGENLLKKSKRQMQDIRGNRISMIFQEPMTSLNPVFSVGKQISEALIRHKNMKKKEALKKSIEMLKLVGIPSPEERVNSYPHQLSGGMRQRVMIAIALSCSPELLIADEPTTALDVTIQAQILDLMVKLKNELNTSILLITHDLGVVAETADRVVVMYCGKVVEKGTVNEIFENPLHPYTQGLLSSIPKIDEKVDKLFIIPGMVPNPLEMPKGCAFSTRCSKCMDICKEKRPPLKEVDNRQVRCFL; this is encoded by the coding sequence ATGCTTTTACAAGTTAAAAATTTAAAAACACAATTCAAATTAAAAAAAGGATTAGTAAATGCAGTTGATGGAGTAGATTTTGATATAGATAAGGGAGAAGTGGTTGCTCTTGTAGGAGAATCGGGGAGCGGTAAGAGTGTTACTTCTTTGTCAGTGATGGGACTAGTGCCAAATCCACCAGGTAAAATAATAGATGGAGAGATTCTATTCAATGGTGAAAATTTATTAAAAAAATCTAAAAGACAGATGCAGGATATTAGAGGAAATAGGATATCTATGATTTTTCAAGAGCCTATGACGTCACTAAATCCTGTATTTTCAGTAGGAAAACAAATATCAGAAGCCTTGATAAGGCATAAAAATATGAAGAAAAAAGAAGCGCTAAAAAAATCTATAGAAATGCTAAAGCTGGTGGGTATACCATCACCAGAAGAAAGAGTTAATTCATACCCGCATCAACTTAGTGGTGGTATGCGTCAAAGAGTTATGATAGCAATAGCTCTTTCTTGTAGTCCTGAGCTGCTTATTGCAGATGAACCAACTACTGCATTAGACGTTACAATACAAGCACAAATATTAGATTTGATGGTGAAGTTAAAAAATGAATTAAATACTTCAATACTTTTAATAACACATGATCTAGGAGTTGTCGCGGAAACAGCTGATAGAGTTGTTGTTATGTATTGCGGTAAAGTAGTGGAGAAAGGTACTGTAAACGAAATATTTGAAAATCCGCTTCACCCATATACACAAGGATTGCTTTCTTCTATTCCAAAAATAGATGAAAAAGTAGATAAGTTATTTATTATCCCTGGAATGGTTCCAAATCCTTTAGAAATGCCTAAAGGGTGTGCGTTTAGTACAAGATGTAGTAAGTGTATGGATATTTGTAAGGAGAAAAGACCTCCTTTAAAAGAAGTTGATAACAGACAAGTAAGATGTTTTCTTTAA
- a CDS encoding ABC transporter ATP-binding protein, whose product MEYILRTYNLTKAYKQQEVVSNVSMNIKKGEIYGFLGPNGAGKTTVMKMITNLVIPTAGDIEIFGEKKSANPYECMKRIGSLIEYPIFYEKLNGRENIELHLEYMGCYDKKAIDDALKLVNLRGIDKKPVKNFSMGMKQRLGIARAIITKPELLILDEPINGLDPSGIKEIRDILKMLSREYGITILISSHILSEIEQIADTIGVISKGRLIKEVSMNSIRQKSMEYIEVEVEDCKRAGYILDNKLHVNNFKIMDEKTIRIYDTELSLNEVSKALVLNDIIINTISKKQSSLENYFLKLVDGGVEID is encoded by the coding sequence ATGGAGTATATTTTAAGAACTTATAATTTAACCAAGGCATATAAACAACAAGAAGTTGTATCAAATGTCAGTATGAATATAAAAAAAGGTGAGATATATGGTTTTTTAGGACCAAATGGAGCTGGTAAAACAACAGTAATGAAGATGATTACAAATTTAGTTATTCCAACAGCAGGTGATATAGAGATTTTTGGCGAAAAAAAATCTGCTAATCCTTATGAATGCATGAAAAGGATTGGAAGTCTTATAGAATATCCAATTTTTTATGAAAAATTAAATGGAAGAGAAAATATTGAATTACATTTAGAATACATGGGATGTTATGACAAAAAGGCTATAGATGATGCATTAAAGCTTGTAAATTTAAGAGGAATAGACAAAAAACCTGTAAAGAACTTTTCTATGGGAATGAAACAGAGATTAGGTATTGCAAGAGCAATTATTACAAAACCAGAATTATTGATTTTAGATGAACCTATTAATGGGCTTGATCCATCAGGTATAAAGGAGATAAGAGATATACTTAAAATGTTATCTAGAGAATATGGCATAACAATATTAATATCAAGTCATATATTAAGTGAAATAGAACAAATAGCTGATACTATTGGTGTTATAAGCAAAGGTAGATTAATAAAAGAAGTATCAATGAATTCAATACGTCAGAAAAGTATGGAATATATTGAGGTAGAAGTTGAGGATTGTAAGAGAGCAGGTTATATTTTAGATAATAAGTTACATGTTAATAACTTTAAAATAATGGATGAAAAAACAATTAGAATATATGATACAGAACTGTCATTAAATGAAGTTTCAAAAGCATTGGTTTTAAATGATATTATTATTAACACTATAAGTAAAAAACAAAGTTCTTTAGAAAATTATTTCTTGAAATTGGTAGATGGGGGTGTTGAAATTGATTAA
- a CDS encoding ABC transporter ATP-binding protein, whose protein sequence is MEALLEINNLKKYFPIKSGLFGKTSDYVKAVDDISFKIYKGETLGLVGESGCGKSTTGKMIVNLLDPTSGEILFEGRNISNLNKKEKRSLAKEIQIIFQDPYASLNPRMNIGDIIAEPMRVNNIVGRSEIDKEVLKLLNYVGLASFHKDRFPHEFSGGQRQRVGIARALSLRPKLIVCDEPVSALDVSIQAQVLNLLKELQKEFDLTYLFIAHGLNVVKHISDRVGVMYLGKLAEVAKGDELYSNPKHPYSEALLSAIPVPDPNKKKDRILLTGDVPSPINPPSGCRFHTRCRYVKDVCREKIPSLIDIGEDHKVACHLCREAK, encoded by the coding sequence TTGGAAGCTTTATTAGAGATAAATAATTTAAAAAAATATTTTCCTATTAAATCAGGTTTATTTGGAAAAACTTCTGATTATGTAAAAGCAGTTGATGATATTTCTTTTAAAATATATAAAGGAGAAACTCTTGGCTTAGTAGGTGAATCAGGATGTGGTAAATCTACTACAGGTAAAATGATAGTAAATTTACTTGATCCAACTTCGGGAGAAATACTATTTGAAGGTAGAAATATATCAAATTTAAATAAAAAGGAAAAAAGGTCTCTTGCAAAAGAAATACAGATAATTTTTCAAGATCCTTATGCATCTCTTAACCCAAGGATGAATATAGGTGATATAATTGCAGAACCAATGAGAGTCAATAACATAGTAGGCAGGAGTGAGATTGATAAAGAGGTTTTGAAGCTGTTAAATTATGTAGGTCTTGCAAGTTTTCATAAAGATAGATTTCCTCATGAATTTAGTGGAGGACAGAGACAAAGAGTGGGTATTGCAAGAGCATTATCATTAAGACCTAAACTAATTGTTTGTGATGAACCTGTTTCGGCATTGGATGTATCAATCCAAGCGCAGGTATTAAATCTATTAAAGGAGTTACAAAAAGAATTTGATTTGACATATCTTTTTATAGCACATGGATTAAATGTAGTCAAACATATAAGTGACAGGGTGGGAGTAATGTATTTAGGTAAATTAGCTGAGGTAGCTAAAGGTGATGAGCTTTATTCCAACCCAAAACATCCGTATTCGGAGGCACTTCTTTCAGCTATACCAGTACCTGATCCAAATAAGAAAAAAGATAGAATACTTTTAACAGGAGATGTACCAAGTCCTATTAATCCTCCATCAGGATGTAGATTCCATACTCGCTGTAGATATGTAAAAGATGTTTGTCGTGAGAAAATACCGTCTTTAATAGATATCGGTGAAGATCATAAGGTAGCATGTCATTTGTGCAGAGAAGCTAAATGA
- a CDS encoding ABC transporter permease, whose product MINLIRLEIKKFKFKGYIRSAFITDLIILAFMFFVMIISKVENTSDFNNYNNLIAFITTIINSTYTVFAGVLISKLIIGEYKNKTVNVLFSYPVDRKKIILAKVVLITVFIFISIVFAFLFVFSIVYISDVFTPIISDSLEISMLCDIFLNIVILAAFSSILSLIPLYFGFRKKSVSTTILTSLLVMAILNSSSNGQSLSANNYINLVFAVISIILTYITIKKIDCRDAAA is encoded by the coding sequence TTGATTAATTTGATAAGATTAGAAATAAAGAAATTTAAATTTAAAGGTTATATTAGATCTGCATTTATAACGGATTTAATAATATTAGCTTTTATGTTTTTTGTTATGATTATTTCAAAGGTTGAGAATACTTCAGATTTTAACAATTATAATAATCTTATTGCTTTTATTACAACTATAATAAATTCTACATATACTGTATTTGCTGGTGTACTGATATCAAAACTTATAATTGGTGAATACAAAAACAAGACTGTTAATGTGTTATTCAGCTATCCTGTAGATAGAAAAAAAATTATTTTGGCAAAGGTTGTTCTTATAACAGTATTCATTTTTATATCAATAGTATTTGCTTTTCTATTTGTTTTTTCTATTGTGTATATATCAGATGTGTTCACTCCTATAATATCAGATAGTCTAGAGATATCTATGTTATGTGATATTTTCTTAAATATTGTCATTTTAGCAGCTTTTAGTTCTATATTAAGTTTAATTCCATTATATTTTGGATTTAGAAAAAAATCTGTTTCAACAACAATTTTAACATCTTTATTAGTTATGGCTATTTTAAATTCAAGTAGTAATGGACAATCATTATCAGCAAACAATTATATAAATCTAGTATTTGCAGTTATAAGTATAATATTAACGTATATTACTATCAAAAAAATAGATTGTAGAGATGCAGCTGCATAA
- the nikC gene encoding nickel transporter permease → MMGNTKKSSQWIELWESLRSNKLAMVGLVIIIILVLVAIFGKFIMQYDPCVGELSESLQRPSSSHLLGTDEQGRDILSRIIAGTRISLKVGVIAVAISLSIGILIGALSGYYGGKVDMILMRFMDIILAFPSLLLAIAFMSALGKGIEKAIIAISIVTIPEYARIVRGSILSIKESEFVQAAKVIGNNDFAIIFRHILPNIMSPIIVRATLGVSTAILETAALGFLGLGVQPPNAEWGTMLGAGRGYFYNAPHLVFFPGIAITITVLAFNLLGDGLRDALDPKLRK, encoded by the coding sequence ATGATGGGAAATACTAAAAAATCATCACAGTGGATTGAATTGTGGGAATCATTAAGGAGTAACAAGCTGGCAATGGTAGGACTTGTAATAATAATAATTTTAGTTTTAGTAGCTATATTTGGTAAATTTATAATGCAATACGATCCATGTGTAGGTGAATTGTCTGAAAGCTTACAACGTCCATCATCATCTCATCTGTTGGGAACTGATGAACAAGGTAGAGATATATTAAGTAGGATTATAGCTGGAACGAGGATTTCGCTAAAAGTAGGTGTTATAGCAGTAGCTATATCACTATCTATAGGAATATTAATAGGAGCACTATCAGGATATTATGGCGGTAAAGTAGATATGATATTAATGCGATTTATGGATATAATACTTGCATTTCCATCTTTGCTTCTTGCAATAGCATTTATGAGTGCTTTAGGAAAGGGTATTGAAAAAGCTATTATAGCAATAAGTATTGTTACTATACCTGAATATGCAAGAATAGTAAGAGGGTCAATACTTTCTATAAAAGAAAGTGAATTTGTACAAGCTGCAAAAGTCATTGGAAATAATGATTTTGCAATAATTTTTAGACATATATTACCCAATATCATGTCTCCAATAATTGTGCGTGCTACACTGGGAGTATCGACTGCTATACTAGAAACTGCAGCGTTAGGGTTCTTGGGTCTTGGAGTTCAGCCTCCTAATGCAGAATGGGGAACAATGCTTGGAGCAGGTAGAGGCTATTTCTATAATGCACCTCATCTGGTTTTCTTTCCGGGTATTGCCATAACTATTACAGTACTTGCATTTAATTTATTGGGAGATGGGCTTCGAGATGCTTTAGATCCTAAACTTCGAAAATAA
- a CDS encoding sensor histidine kinase: MTIVLVIIIVILLVFVYIQHLRIKNRNNNLAYIHEKLEDIISKGSSERIYITTQNTYIRNVLVSINELINYNQKTTANYKRNQIYMKKMLSNISHDLKTPLTVILGYIETLNIDNQLENDEMKEALLKVQNKTEELIILINKFFNLAKLESGDKDIPITRVNMNDICSQNILEFYDVLNNKGIDVKINMPDNNVYAFGNEEAMGRVLNNLISNAIRYGYEGKVVGLDVRADDEFVYVDVWDKGRGIDEIHQDKVFERLYTVEDSRNKSFQGSGLGLTITKRLIERMDAEIHLYSKPYDKTIFTIKLKRILY, translated from the coding sequence ATGACTATAGTACTAGTTATTATAATTGTTATTTTATTAGTATTTGTATATATACAGCATTTAAGAATAAAAAATAGAAATAATAATCTAGCTTATATACATGAAAAATTAGAGGATATAATTTCAAAAGGAAGTAGTGAGAGAATCTACATAACAACACAAAATACTTATATTAGAAATGTGCTAGTTAGTATAAATGAGCTTATAAATTACAATCAAAAAACAACTGCAAATTATAAAAGAAATCAAATTTATATGAAAAAAATGCTTTCAAATATTTCACATGATTTAAAAACACCTCTTACAGTTATATTGGGTTATATAGAGACGCTGAATATTGATAATCAACTTGAGAATGATGAAATGAAGGAAGCACTATTAAAAGTTCAAAATAAAACAGAAGAATTAATTATATTAATCAATAAATTTTTCAATTTAGCAAAGCTTGAATCCGGAGACAAAGATATACCTATAACAAGAGTGAACATGAATGATATTTGCAGTCAAAATATTTTAGAATTTTATGATGTGTTAAATAACAAAGGAATTGATGTTAAAATTAATATGCCGGATAATAATGTCTATGCATTTGGAAATGAGGAGGCAATGGGGAGAGTTCTAAATAATTTGATATCAAATGCAATTAGGTATGGTTATGAAGGAAAGGTAGTAGGATTAGATGTAAGAGCTGACGATGAATTTGTATATGTAGATGTTTGGGATAAGGGCAGAGGAATTGATGAAATTCATCAAGATAAAGTATTTGAAAGGTTATATACAGTTGAAGACTCGAGAAATAAATCATTCCAAGGCAGCGGCTTAGGTTTAACTATTACAAAAAGGCTTATTGAAAGAATGGATGCAGAGATACACTTGTACAGTAAACCGTATGATAAAACAATTTTTACAATTAAATTGAAAAGGATTTTATATTAA